TTATTTGCTTAATCATATGTATTTTCTCCAATAGTTTGCTTACAAATGCTGATTTATTTTGCATGTTACAGAAGAAGCTCCTCTCATGGAGCTTTTGAATTTCATGTATAGCAATTCTCTGAGTGTTTCCTCACCACCTGCATTGTTGGACGTGCTGATGGCGGCTGACAAATTTGAAGTCGCATCCTGCATGAGGTACTGCAGCCGAGTGTTGCGGAACATACCTATGACACCGGAGTCTGCATTGCTCTACCTCGATCTTCCTTCCAGTGTCTTGATGGCAGATGCTGTTCAGCCATTGACTGATGCAGCCAAGCAATATCTTGCTTCCCGTTATAAAGATGTAACGAAGTAAGTTTCTTTCCACTTAATTTAAATTACTGATATGATCTTTGTTATAATCTCCTTAAAGCGGgattcataaaataattatcacATAGCCTGAGAAAGAGCTTAGTActaattaacaaaatatttgtATTGTATGGAAGGCCTTCTTTTTGTTTAAATCTCAAATGTAGTTTTGTCTCAATGCTAATAAGTTTCACTAATGACCAGGCATCAGGAAGAACTCATGGGCTTGCCACTTGCTGGAGTTGAGGCAATACTGTCCAGTGATGAACTGCAGGTGGCATCAGAGGATGCAGTGTATGACTTCGTGCTGAGGTGGGCACGGACCCAGTACCCAAAGCTGGAAGAGAGGAGGGAAGTCCTCGGATTAAAGCTTGCCCGCTTCATCCGCTTTCCATACATGACCTGCCGCAAGCTGAAGAAAGTCCTGACTTGCAACGACTTCGACCACGAAATCGCTTCAAAGCTAGTAACCGAAGCCCTTTTCTTCAAGGCCGAGGCACCTCACCGGCAACGGATACTGGCTGCTGAATCTGCTTCATCGAGTCGCCTCTTTGTGGAGCGGTCATACAAGTACCGCCCTGTTAAGGTAGTGGAATTTGAACTTCCACGCCAACAGTGTGTGGTCTACTTAGACCTGAAGCGGGAGGAGTGTGCCAACTTGTTCCCATCTGGTCGGGTATACTCCCAGGCTTTCCACTTAGGTGGTCAAGGGTTCTTTTTGTCAGCACACTGCAACATGGACCAGCAGAGCTCATTTCATTGCTTTGGGCTGTTCTTAGGAATGCAGGAGAAGGGCTCTGTCAGCTTCGCGGTTGATTATGAATTTGCTGCTCGATCGAGACCAACTGAAGAATATGTCAGCAAATATAAAGGCAACTATACATTCACAGGGGGAAAGGCTGTGGGATATAGAAACTTGTTTGCTACACCGTGGACATCATTCATGGCGGAGGACAGCCTTTATTTTATTAACGGTGTTCTCCATCTTAGAGCGGAGCTAACCATCAGAAACCGACTCGATGTACAAGTGTAAACTTCGTCTTGTAGTTGGTTGGTAGCTGACTTTTTTTGTAGCACAGTTTATCTTTTCATGTTAACCCTCTGTAATTATATTGTTGTAATATATGCTGGCAAATCTTGGTGGCTAGTGCTGTAGATCAAGTTAATGGTCTGGATAAAAAATGTCCCTGCACTCCAGCTTTGGCACTGCAAAACAAACTTGAGCTTGTATGTCTTTTGGGTTGAATGTATTAGATTGTAGTAAAATTGTTTGGTTGAAATTGAGTTTGAAATGAAAGAcatattatttctatatttttgagACTCTATGTTATTAAC
This genomic interval from Trifolium pratense cultivar HEN17-A07 linkage group LG6, ARS_RC_1.1, whole genome shotgun sequence contains the following:
- the LOC123889603 gene encoding BTB/POZ domain-containing protein POB1, with the translated sequence MKGLNNAADLFDPLLVMESDTLSSPSSHDANDFAFAFNDSNFSDRILQIEVINDPIQPSSNADGCSTVADWANDRKRRREDIKNENDLLPDQPDLIDFAPREPQDEEADAMLEESPSGDEASTVDDANLQMDCSTVVKVKTLHISSPILAAKSPFFYKLFSNGMRESEQRHVTLRIAASEEAPLMELLNFMYSNSLSVSSPPALLDVLMAADKFEVASCMRYCSRVLRNIPMTPESALLYLDLPSSVLMADAVQPLTDAAKQYLASRYKDVTKHQEELMGLPLAGVEAILSSDELQVASEDAVYDFVLRWARTQYPKLEERREVLGLKLARFIRFPYMTCRKLKKVLTCNDFDHEIASKLVTEALFFKAEAPHRQRILAAESASSSRLFVERSYKYRPVKVVEFELPRQQCVVYLDLKREECANLFPSGRVYSQAFHLGGQGFFLSAHCNMDQQSSFHCFGLFLGMQEKGSVSFAVDYEFAARSRPTEEYVSKYKGNYTFTGGKAVGYRNLFATPWTSFMAEDSLYFINGVLHLRAELTIRNRLDVQV